In one Drosophila pseudoobscura strain MV-25-SWS-2005 chromosome X, UCI_Dpse_MV25, whole genome shotgun sequence genomic region, the following are encoded:
- the LOC4814913 gene encoding uncharacterized protein: protein MYKSTWTYIYLVNSLWTNRMDRSLVILCLFLCFDSLTGYDEMENIVPERCLYLKSHEEILQRKCSGHYPLVAVTKFRDTFIEAGEPFALYMTDSLDYVLVLMKESPLQSCERMRFVDVKSFNCLDQGDTVNDTMILEKAAMYCFPFHIQLPDDLMEMCLMENEMSSDPLADVLKTKRGVIHYSLGRGGAERLGFGFGIGIGVWLRLLALPLSISMALLAMQRL from the coding sequence ATGTACAAATCCACatggacatacatatatctagtAAATTCTCTTTGGACGAATCGAATGGACCGAAGTCTGGTGATTCTGTGCCTATTTCTGTGCTTTGACAGCCTCACTGGCTAtgatgaaatggaaaatattgtcCCCGAACGCTGTCTCTATTTGAAATCGCACGAGGAGATCCTGCAGAGGAAATGCTCCGGACACTATCCTCTGGTGGCGGTCACCAAGTTCCGGGACACGTTCATAGAGGCTGGCGAACCGTTCGCCCTGTACATGACAGACTCGCTGGACTACGTTCTGGTGCTAATGAAGGAGTCGCCGCTGCAAAGCTGCGAGAGGATGCGGTTCGTGGACGTGAAGAGCTTCAACTGTCTGGACCAGGGCGATACTGTTAACGACACGATGATCCTGGAAAAAGCAGCCATGTACTGCTTCCCGTTCCACATCCAGTTGCCCGACGACCTCATGGAGATGTGCCTCATGGAGAACGAAATGAGCTCGGATCCGCTCGCAGATGTGCTCAAAACAAAACGCGGTGTCATCCACTATTCCCTCGGCAGAGGTGGTGCCGAGCGCctgggctttggctttggcattggcattggcgtATGGCTTCGACTCCTGGCTCTCCCATTGTCCATCTCCATGGCGTTGCTGGCGATGCAGCGACTTTAA